Proteins encoded together in one Mobula birostris isolate sMobBir1 chromosome 7, sMobBir1.hap1, whole genome shotgun sequence window:
- the tsku gene encoding tsukushi has product MACSAWLVLAVFLVSCDCGLLICLPECHCEVESFGMFSSFSLTKVDCSGVGPQLTVVPIPLDTSYLVLSHNHLKAISPLMFTGPGYTTLVSLDLSYNDITDMSSSTFSKLRYLEALNLSHNTLEVLEEGIFSSLPLGEVDLSSNQLRNVNLDMFMSKGQMKPLSMDLSRNQIATIVRSLDKAVPNIHSLDLSGNRLSAVPTRYLSGIPLRYLSLGQNLITNIPGNAFMGLPDLTHLSLQSLPELTELSPSSFQGLQSLQSLDLSQSSNLKSLNVAMFDGLSSLQELRLEKSGLAALPDAILNYLHSIKTITVGDSLLRCRRMTTEGSFHRQFGFVKKEQSLHCFDTSGSSDVQYILKLK; this is encoded by the coding sequence ATGGCTTGTTCCGCCTGGCTGGTTTTGGCCGTATTCCTCGTATCCTGTGACTGTGGATTATTGATCTGCCTACCAGAGTGTCACTGTGAAGTGGAAAGTTTTGGGATGTTCAGTAGTTTCAGTCTTACCAAAGTTGACTGCAGTGGTGTTGGGCCCCAGCTTACTGTAGTCCCTATTCCATTGGATACCTCTTACCTGGTCTTGTCACACAACCACTTGAAAGCCATCTCGCCGTTGATGTTCACCGGACCCGGCTACACAACACTGGTGAGCCTTGATCTTAGCTACAATGACATCACAGACATgtcctccagcactttctccAAACTGAGGTACCTCGAGGCCTTAAACCTGAGTCATAACACCCTGGAAGTCCTTGAAGAGGGAATCTTTTCCAGCTTGCCCCTCGGAGAGGTTGATCTTAGCAGCAACCAGCTCCGTAACGTAAACCTGGACATGTTCATGTCCAAAGGCCAGATGAAACCCCTGAGTATGGACCTTTCAAGGAATCAAATAGCCACAATTGTCCGAAGTTTGGATAAGGCTGTGCCCAATATTCATAGCTTGGACTTATCTGGAAACCGACTAAGTGCAGTGCCAACACGTTACCTTTCAGGCATCCCATTGCGCTATCTCAGTCTGGGCCAGAATTTAATCACCAACATTCCCGGGAATGCTTTCATGGGATTGCCGGACCTGACCCATTTGTCGCTCCAGAGTCTTCCAGAACTGACTGAGTTGTCTCCCAGCAGCTTTCAAGGGCTGCAGAGCCTGCAAAGTCTGGACCTGTCGCAGAGCAGCAACCTGAAGTCCTTAAACGTGGCCATGTTCGACGGCCTGAGCTCCCTGCAAGAGCTGCGCTTGGAGAAGTCCGGGCTTGCCGCACTGCCGGATGCCATTCTGAACTACCTGCACTCCATCAAGACCATCACCGTGGGAGACAGCCTACTGAGATGCAGGAGGATGACAACGGAAGGCTCCTTCCACAGGCAGTTTGGCTTTGTTAAGAAGGAGCAGTCACTTCATTGCTTTGACACCAGTGGGTCTTCAGACGTTCAGTACATCTTAAAACTGAAATGA